One window of Gammaproteobacteria bacterium genomic DNA carries:
- the hisC gene encoding histidinol-phosphate transaminase, whose amino-acid sequence MNIQSVINMARPEIRALKSYDNLRGTSSVEAIILDSNENIASPDATLTKEKRFRYPEIRAQQLIERLAGIYQVRAEQIMLGRGSDDVIDSLCRVFLRAGQDAILQTTPCFSMYSISAQIQGAVSKSVALDSANDFAYDVDAILNAIRPEVKLIFLATPQSPTGNSLAKNDVLRLLDASQDRCVVVIDEAYIEFSPHASMASLLDKYPNLIIMRTLSKAYGLANLRCGAMLAHPDVVKLVRKVVTPYALPGIVVDTTYAALEPENLEAIRQINASMPKRKQALQALVYKQAWCQGIVSGDTNFILVKTDKAQALNEFLETQQIYIRSFSPSSELGDYLRFSVGNFAEIDTLQQAFEQFANRNF is encoded by the coding sequence ATGAATATTCAAAGCGTGATCAACATGGCACGCCCCGAGATTCGTGCCCTGAAATCTTACGACAATCTGCGCGGAACGTCGTCGGTCGAGGCCATCATTCTGGATTCAAACGAGAACATCGCGTCACCCGATGCAACACTCACAAAAGAGAAGCGTTTTCGTTACCCAGAGATACGGGCGCAACAATTGATCGAACGTCTGGCAGGTATCTATCAAGTTCGCGCCGAGCAGATCATGCTGGGGCGGGGCAGTGACGATGTGATCGACTCCCTGTGCCGGGTCTTTCTGCGCGCCGGGCAAGACGCGATATTGCAAACCACTCCGTGTTTTTCAATGTATTCGATCTCGGCGCAAATACAGGGCGCTGTAAGTAAAAGTGTCGCGCTCGATAGTGCAAACGACTTTGCCTACGACGTTGATGCTATCCTTAATGCCATTCGGCCTGAGGTCAAACTGATTTTTCTGGCCACCCCGCAAAGCCCCACGGGCAACAGTCTGGCGAAAAACGATGTCTTGAGATTACTTGACGCGAGTCAGGATCGTTGCGTGGTGGTGATCGATGAGGCCTATATTGAGTTCAGTCCTCATGCTTCGATGGCGAGTTTGCTGGACAAATATCCCAATCTGATTATCATGCGCACCTTGTCCAAAGCCTATGGTCTGGCTAACCTGCGTTGTGGTGCGATGCTCGCACACCCTGATGTGGTCAAGTTGGTGCGTAAAGTGGTCACTCCGTATGCGCTACCGGGCATTGTGGTCGATACGACGTACGCTGCCTTGGAACCGGAAAATCTCGAGGCAATCCGGCAGATCAACGCCAGTATGCCGAAAAGAAAACAGGCATTGCAGGCACTGGTGTATAAGCAAGCGTGGTGTCAGGGCATTGTGTCCGGAGACACTAATTTTATTTTAGTAAAAACCGATAAGGCCCAAGCATTGAATGAGTTTTTAGAAACTCAACAGATTTACATTCGTTCGTTTTCACCAAGCTCTGAACTGGGTGATTATTTGCGCTTTTCCGTCGGCAATTTTGCCGAGATTGATACTTTACAACAGGCATTCGAGCAATTTGCCAACAGGAATTTTTGA
- the hisB gene encoding bifunctional histidinol-phosphatase/imidazoleglycerol-phosphate dehydratase HisB, which produces MARKKYLFVDRDGTLITEPEDYQVDSLAKLRIEPGAISAMRVFKQAGFELVMVTNQDGLGTDAFPQADFDAPHNMMLQIFATEGVHFDAIHIDPHTADSNAFTRKPNPGMLMAYLQSGDMDMQNSYVIGDRDSDIELAKRMGISGILYGQFNPEVKGLSWSEIVATLLTKPRVASIERKTNETLISATVNLDSSGNNSIQTGIGFFDHMLDQLALHGGFQLDLKAEGDLYIDEHHTVEDCAIVIGQAMRQALGNKRSIGRYGFVLPMDESLATTAIDLSGRPVCVIKDAFTLDKVGELSIEMVRHFVQTLAVNLAAAIHVEVEGENHHHMVEGIFKSLGRSLRQAISKQQQSVTSSKGLLE; this is translated from the coding sequence ATGGCCAGGAAAAAATATTTATTTGTGGATCGCGACGGTACCTTGATCACAGAACCGGAAGATTATCAGGTCGATAGTCTCGCCAAGTTGCGCATCGAGCCGGGAGCAATTTCGGCCATGCGTGTCTTTAAACAAGCCGGTTTTGAACTGGTTATGGTCACCAACCAGGACGGTCTGGGAACTGATGCTTTTCCGCAAGCCGATTTTGATGCCCCGCATAATATGATGTTGCAAATTTTCGCAACCGAAGGCGTACACTTTGATGCGATCCATATTGATCCGCACACGGCAGATTCCAATGCCTTCACCCGCAAACCCAATCCCGGCATGTTAATGGCGTATTTGCAATCCGGTGACATGGATATGCAAAACTCTTATGTGATTGGCGACCGCGATTCCGACATCGAGCTGGCAAAGCGCATGGGGATCAGCGGTATTTTGTACGGCCAATTCAATCCCGAAGTGAAGGGCTTATCCTGGTCAGAGATCGTTGCGACATTGCTGACCAAGCCACGTGTGGCCAGCATTGAACGCAAGACTAACGAGACCTTGATCTCGGCAACCGTCAATCTGGACAGTTCGGGTAACAATTCCATTCAGACCGGAATCGGGTTTTTTGATCACATGCTTGATCAACTGGCCTTACACGGCGGTTTTCAACTGGATCTGAAAGCCGAGGGCGATCTTTACATCGATGAGCATCACACCGTCGAAGATTGTGCGATCGTCATCGGTCAGGCCATGCGTCAGGCGCTTGGCAACAAGCGCAGTATCGGACGTTACGGTTTTGTCTTACCCATGGATGAGTCTCTTGCCACAACCGCCATCGATCTGTCGGGACGGCCGGTGTGTGTGATCAAGGATGCCTTTACCCTGGATAAAGTGGGTGAACTGTCTATTGAGATGGTGCGTCATTTTGTGCAAACCCTGGCGGTTAATCTGGCCGCGGCCATCCACGTGGAGGTTGAGGGCGAGAATCACCATCACATGGTGGAGGGAATATTCAAATCACTGGGGCGGTCGCTGCGACAGGCGATCAGCAAGCAACAACAAAGCGTGACCTCGTCAAAAGGCTTATTGGAATAA
- the hisH gene encoding imidazole glycerol phosphate synthase subunit HisH, whose product MQVALVKCGGANFGSVQYALERLGVNPVTTDDATVIRQADKVILPGVGSAQAAMQRIAQHDLAETLKNLQQPTLAICLGMQILCEASEEGDTSCLGIIPVPVQAMQAQAGLRIPHMGWNQVSYQTAHPLFKQIPENDYAYFVHAYAVPVSPYTIATSTHGERFSAALAYKNFYAVQYHPERSGKHGQQLLKNFIEMQA is encoded by the coding sequence ATGCAAGTGGCTTTGGTTAAATGCGGCGGGGCAAATTTCGGATCGGTGCAATACGCGCTTGAACGTCTGGGTGTGAATCCGGTAACCACCGACGACGCAACTGTCATCCGTCAGGCCGACAAGGTCATTTTGCCGGGCGTGGGTTCGGCCCAGGCGGCCATGCAACGCATTGCCCAACACGATCTCGCCGAGACTCTTAAAAATCTGCAACAACCCACATTGGCCATTTGCCTGGGCATGCAGATCCTGTGCGAAGCGTCCGAGGAAGGCGATACCAGTTGTTTGGGGATTATTCCGGTCCCGGTGCAAGCGATGCAGGCCCAAGCCGGCCTGCGTATCCCGCACATGGGCTGGAATCAGGTGAGTTATCAAACGGCGCATCCCCTGTTCAAGCAAATTCCCGAGAATGATTACGCTTATTTTGTGCACGCCTACGCGGTTCCGGTCAGCCCATACACTATTGCAACCAGCACTCATGGAGAGCGTTTCAGTGCCGCGTTGGCTTACAAGAACTTTTATGCGGTGCAGTATCATCCTGAACGCTCCGGCAAACACGGTCAACAGTTATTGAAAAATTTTATCGAGATGCAAGCATGA
- the hisA gene encoding 1-(5-phosphoribosyl)-5-[(5-phosphoribosylamino)methylideneamino]imidazole-4-carboxamide isomerase — MRLIPAIDILDGKVVRLHQGDYADSVQYSNSPLQQLQAYEQAGAKLVHIVDLDAAKQGRFVNAPVIGELLAKANVQLQVAGGIRSQTDFEHRMTLGIQRIVVGSYVVTHSDDFCRWLRQYDADRIVAAVDVQKNPQGEYIPRIKGWTEAARMSLFELLVKLSAHGLRHLLCTDISKDGMLSGPNFDLYAEIQQRHPNLIVQASGGVSSLHDLERLHDMGMHECISGKALLDGRIDMPTALARFAT; from the coding sequence ATGAGATTAATTCCAGCGATCGATATTCTGGACGGCAAAGTAGTGCGCTTGCATCAGGGCGATTACGCCGACTCAGTGCAATACAGCAACTCGCCATTGCAGCAGTTGCAGGCTTATGAACAGGCCGGCGCCAAATTGGTGCACATCGTCGATCTGGACGCGGCTAAACAGGGTCGCTTTGTGAATGCACCGGTCATCGGTGAGCTACTCGCTAAGGCGAATGTGCAACTTCAAGTAGCCGGTGGCATTCGTTCACAGACCGACTTTGAACATCGCATGACTCTGGGTATCCAGCGTATTGTGGTGGGAAGTTACGTGGTTACTCACAGCGATGATTTTTGTCGCTGGTTACGCCAATACGACGCCGACAGAATTGTGGCCGCTGTTGATGTGCAAAAAAACCCGCAGGGCGAATACATTCCACGTATCAAAGGCTGGACGGAAGCGGCCAGGATGAGTTTGTTTGAATTACTGGTCAAACTTAGCGCCCACGGCTTACGGCATTTGTTGTGCACCGACATCAGTAAAGACGGGATGTTGAGCGGGCCAAATTTTGACCTGTACGCTGAAATTCAACAACGCCATCCCAATCTGATCGTGCAGGCCTCGGGCGGAGTCTCCAGTCTGCACGACTTGGAACGCTTGCACGACATGGGCATGCACGAATGCATTTCCGGCAAGGCCTTACTCGATGGGCGCATCGATATGCCCACCGCTTTGGCACGCTTTGCAACATGA
- the hisF gene encoding imidazole glycerol phosphate synthase subunit HisF, protein MNTATRLVSQTTLARRIIPCLDVADGKVIKGQQFRGHNVVGEITDLALRYRDEGADELVFYDITASPQQRSVDISWVESVARLIDIPFTVAGGIRSVDKAEAVLAAGADKISVNTPVLENPDLINALVDRLGTQCVVVGVDSIEVTSESETGRGLIRDWYIKKYTGDPAKTADAGRKTLNWVREVEARGAGEIVLNCMSSDGMKNGYDIKQLSEVRKVTSLPLIASGGAGTMAHFSAVAKLADVDGMLAASVFHNGIIPIPELKSYLLSQGVSVRPA, encoded by the coding sequence ATGAATACCGCAACTCGACTGGTGTCGCAAACCACCTTGGCCAGACGCATCATTCCGTGTCTGGATGTGGCCGATGGTAAGGTCATCAAGGGTCAGCAGTTTCGCGGTCACAATGTGGTTGGCGAGATTACCGATCTGGCTTTGCGCTACCGCGACGAAGGCGCCGATGAACTGGTGTTCTACGACATCACCGCCAGCCCGCAGCAACGCAGTGTGGACATCAGCTGGGTGGAGAGTGTGGCACGCCTGATCGATATCCCTTTCACGGTGGCGGGTGGCATTCGCAGTGTCGATAAAGCCGAAGCCGTACTCGCTGCCGGCGCCGACAAGATCTCGGTGAATACACCCGTACTGGAAAACCCCGACCTCATCAATGCCCTGGTCGATCGCTTGGGCACACAATGCGTGGTGGTTGGGGTCGACAGTATTGAAGTGACGTCAGAATCCGAGACGGGGCGTGGGCTCATACGTGATTGGTATATCAAGAAGTATACCGGCGACCCGGCCAAAACCGCGGACGCCGGGCGCAAAACCCTGAACTGGGTGCGTGAGGTTGAAGCCCGCGGTGCCGGTGAGATCGTACTGAATTGCATGTCATCAGATGGTATGAAAAATGGCTATGATATCAAACAGTTATCAGAAGTACGTAAAGTAACTTCTCTGCCATTGATCGCCTCGGGTGGTGCCGGCACAATGGCGCATTTCAGTGCGGTGGCCAAGCTCGCCGACGTCGATGGTATGCTTGCGGCCAGTGTATTCCATAACGGAATCATTCCAATCCCCGAATTAAAATCCTATCTGCTTTCGCAAGGTGTGAGTGTACGCCCGGCCTGA
- a CDS encoding bifunctional phosphoribosyl-AMP cyclohydrolase/phosphoribosyl-ATP diphosphatase HisIE — protein sequence MSQQTLHSRIDWDKNAGLVPAIVQDAGSGDVLMLGYMNADALAQTQASGMVTFYSRSKQRLWQKGESSGHVLELVSIDLDCDQDTLLVKARPQGPTCHTGNDTCFGEKQGFSKAADINLLLELESLIKSRKQQPATGGYTSSLFDAGINRIAQKVGEEGVETVIAALAEDDVAFISEASDLVYHLIVLLVEKGLSLSDVLQELKHRRH from the coding sequence ATGTCTCAACAAACGCTTCACTCACGCATTGACTGGGATAAAAATGCCGGGTTGGTGCCGGCTATTGTTCAGGATGCGGGCAGTGGTGATGTCTTGATGCTTGGCTATATGAACGCGGATGCTCTGGCCCAAACGCAGGCCAGTGGCATGGTGACTTTCTACAGTCGTAGCAAACAACGCCTGTGGCAAAAAGGCGAAAGCTCCGGGCATGTACTTGAGCTGGTGTCTATTGACCTGGATTGCGATCAAGACACCTTACTGGTCAAGGCACGCCCACAAGGGCCGACCTGTCATACCGGCAACGATACCTGTTTTGGTGAAAAACAGGGATTTTCCAAAGCGGCCGATATCAATCTACTGCTCGAACTGGAAAGTCTGATAAAAAGTCGCAAACAACAACCCGCTACCGGCGGTTATACCTCGAGTTTGTTTGATGCCGGCATAAACCGCATTGCGCAAAAAGTTGGCGAAGAGGGCGTCGAAACTGTGATTGCCGCTTTGGCTGAGGACGATGTGGCCTTCATCAGTGAAGCGTCAGACCTGGTGTATCATTTGATCGTGTTATTGGTTGAAAAAGGTCTGTCCTTGAGTGACGTGTTGCAAGAGCTTAAGCATAGACGCCATTAA
- a CDS encoding 2-dehydropantoate 2-reductase: MKIVIFGAGSIGCYVGGKLSVHNPDVTFLGRERIQKVIQTNGLTLSHYELPEVKIKAEDINYTTDLGCLREADLILLCVKSQDTLTAILQIKQEANPKTTVVSLQNGVQNPDLLKIHLPGWKTACGMVPYNVINKGNGHFHCGTEGELVFERSYETGLLAQQCKQAGLPTLQSDNISGVLWGKLLLNLNNALNVLSGRPLKEQLANKTYRLILATCIEEAMSVLKVANIKPEKIGKTKPQQMLKILRLPNFLFTPVANTRIKIDPLARSSMWEDLQAGRGTEIDYINGAIIKLAKTHKKKAPVNQRVVELVKEAFAHGKSPAYSGEELLELLPIKK, from the coding sequence ATGAAAATCGTTATTTTCGGAGCCGGCTCCATTGGTTGTTATGTCGGTGGCAAACTTTCGGTTCATAATCCAGATGTAACTTTTCTGGGTCGGGAACGCATTCAAAAAGTTATCCAGACCAATGGATTGACCCTGAGTCATTATGAACTGCCCGAGGTCAAGATCAAGGCGGAGGATATTAACTACACCACCGACCTGGGATGTTTACGTGAAGCCGATCTGATCTTGCTGTGTGTAAAAAGTCAGGATACGCTAACCGCCATTTTGCAGATCAAGCAGGAAGCGAACCCAAAAACCACTGTGGTCAGTTTACAAAATGGGGTGCAAAACCCGGATCTGTTAAAAATACATTTGCCCGGCTGGAAAACAGCATGCGGCATGGTTCCCTATAACGTGATCAATAAAGGCAATGGACACTTTCATTGTGGCACAGAAGGTGAATTGGTCTTTGAGCGCAGCTATGAAACCGGTTTGCTTGCACAACAATGCAAGCAGGCCGGCTTGCCTACCCTGCAAAGCGACAATATCAGCGGCGTGTTGTGGGGCAAGCTTTTACTCAACCTGAATAATGCCTTGAATGTCTTGTCTGGCAGACCCTTGAAAGAACAATTAGCCAATAAAACTTACCGCCTAATTCTTGCCACATGCATTGAGGAAGCAATGTCTGTACTGAAAGTGGCCAATATCAAACCCGAAAAGATCGGTAAAACCAAACCGCAACAAATGTTGAAAATATTGCGCTTACCCAATTTCCTGTTTACTCCGGTGGCCAACACCCGCATCAAGATCGATCCTTTGGCGCGTTCTTCCATGTGGGAAGACCTGCAAGCCGGACGTGGCACTGAAATAGACTATATCAATGGCGCCATTATCAAATTAGCCAAAACACATAAAAAGAAAGCCCCGGTTAATCAACGCGTGGTTGAACTGGTCAAAGAAGCTTTTGCACATGGAAAATCACCCGCCTATAGCGGCGAGGAATTACTCGAATTGTTACCCATTAAAAAGTGA
- a CDS encoding FAD-binding oxidoreductase — MHDTHKNTGIQQLKDSLPAESWSEDPELIAPHLHEWRDRWQGHTPLMLTPHSTAEVVKAVKICSEFGLGIVPQGGNTGLVGGQIPQGEVLLSSKRLNKFRSISARSMTVESGCILQHVLAKAESKNTIFPLSLASQGSATIGGLCSTNAGGVHVVRYGSMRNLVTGLEVVLADGSVFNSLEPVKKDNTGYNMTSTFIGAEGTLGVITAASLQLIPKAKHIETLLLAITDVKKAIAVLHACEDNFGQSLSMIELLPQIALDFVTRHIPRSKNPFAEKHPWYLLIHFEFHHTAGTTTQVENFIANLIQNKLIVDAIRAESLAQTQALLELREHISEAQKPEGGSIKHDICVPLEKIPEFIHKASIAVTSLEPGCRPVPFGHIGDGNIHFNVSQPPGMDKAIYLSNTQRMNRVVHDIVSDMGGSISAEHGIGILKKQELAERANPIKLATMRKLKQALDPQNIMNPRVLFL, encoded by the coding sequence ATGCACGACACCCATAAAAATACCGGCATTCAACAACTGAAAGACTCACTTCCGGCTGAATCCTGGTCCGAGGACCCCGAGCTTATTGCCCCGCATTTACACGAATGGCGGGATCGCTGGCAAGGTCATACGCCCTTGATGCTGACTCCCCACAGCACCGCAGAAGTGGTTAAGGCGGTAAAGATCTGCTCTGAGTTTGGTCTGGGTATTGTGCCACAAGGAGGCAATACCGGATTAGTGGGTGGTCAAATCCCCCAGGGTGAAGTTTTACTCTCGAGCAAACGCCTGAATAAATTTCGCAGTATCTCTGCCAGATCCATGACCGTTGAATCCGGTTGCATACTGCAACACGTACTCGCAAAAGCCGAATCCAAAAACACCATATTTCCCTTATCCCTGGCATCACAAGGTAGTGCCACGATCGGCGGCTTGTGCTCGACCAACGCCGGTGGCGTGCATGTGGTCCGTTATGGCAGTATGCGTAATCTGGTGACCGGACTGGAAGTGGTATTGGCCGATGGCTCAGTTTTCAACTCACTGGAGCCGGTGAAAAAAGACAACACCGGTTACAATATGACCTCCACATTTATTGGTGCGGAAGGTACTTTGGGTGTTATCACTGCAGCGAGTTTACAATTAATACCCAAAGCCAAGCATATCGAAACCCTGTTGCTTGCGATCACTGATGTAAAAAAAGCGATTGCAGTACTGCATGCCTGTGAGGATAATTTTGGTCAAAGCTTATCAATGATCGAGTTATTGCCACAGATCGCCCTGGATTTTGTGACTCGACACATTCCCAGAAGTAAAAACCCGTTTGCAGAGAAACACCCGTGGTATTTATTGATTCATTTTGAATTTCATCACACCGCGGGTACCACCACCCAAGTTGAAAATTTTATCGCCAATCTGATCCAGAATAAATTGATCGTCGACGCCATCCGTGCGGAATCTCTTGCCCAAACCCAGGCCCTGCTGGAATTACGTGAGCATATATCCGAGGCCCAAAAACCCGAGGGCGGCTCGATCAAGCACGATATATGTGTACCGCTGGAAAAAATTCCGGAATTCATTCACAAAGCCAGCATTGCGGTCACTAGCCTGGAGCCCGGCTGCCGACCGGTTCCGTTTGGACATATTGGTGATGGCAATATTCACTTTAATGTTTCACAACCCCCTGGCATGGACAAAGCTATTTATCTTTCGAATACCCAGCGTATGAATCGTGTGGTGCATGACATTGTTAGCGACATGGGTGGCTCCATCTCGGCCGAACACGGTATCGGGATTCTAAAAAAACAAGAATTGGCCGAACGCGCCAACCCGATTAAGCTTGCAACCATGCGAAAACTCAAGCAAGCTCTGGACCCGCAGAACATCATGAACCCACGAGTATTATTTTTATGA
- a CDS encoding winged helix-turn-helix transcriptional regulator, with protein MLKAADTASRLLKTLSHRDRLMILCQLNDGEHSVSQLAEMLDIQQSPLSQHLARMRKEGLVKTRRVAQTIYYSIDSPEASRIIATLYDIFCNPEIS; from the coding sequence ATGCTGAAAGCGGCCGACACAGCATCTCGATTATTAAAAACTCTATCGCATAGAGATCGCTTAATGATCTTGTGTCAATTAAATGATGGCGAGCACTCGGTCAGTCAGTTGGCTGAAATGCTGGACATTCAACAATCTCCCTTGTCACAGCATCTGGCGCGGATGCGCAAAGAAGGTCTCGTGAAAACCCGGCGTGTGGCCCAGACTATTTATTACTCCATCGACAGCCCGGAAGCGTCTCGCATCATCGCAACTTTGTACGATATTTTCTGCAACCCTGAAATTAGTTAA